One Gordonia pseudamarae genomic window, ATAGGCGGTGAGTCGGCCGGTGCCGCCGCGGGCGGTGATCGCCTCGGCCATCTCCGAACTGCGCCGCAACGCCGACGACATCGCGCTGGTGATCATGTCGAGGATGCCCATCTGAGCGGAGGGATGATCTGCGTCGGGCGGAGCCTTGGGCCGCAGCCGGTGCACCGCCCGCAGGATGCGCATCTCCTCGATGAGCAGCGGCAGGCCGCGCAGGCACAGCGCGATCGCCACCGCCCACTCATCGACCGGCATCCGCAGCCTGCGCAACGGGCTCATCAGCTTGGCCAGCGCGGGCGCGATCTCGGCCATCGGCGTCGTCCAGATCACCAGCACCGAACTGGCCACCAGAACCAGACCGAGGGCGGTCGCGCGCAGAAACACGATAAGGCCGGCCCATCCGGCAACGGTCGAGTTCATCGCCGCGCCGATCGCGATCAGCCCCCAGAACCACCACGGCGGCCGGGGGATCGCGCCGAGCGGGATGCTCGCGATCAGTGCGGTGATCACCACGACGGCCGCCACCAGCCCCAGGGCGGGCCACGACGGCAGCACCCAGGTGAGGATGCCCAGCGCCAGCACGACGATCAGTTTGGTGCCCGCCCACAGTCGGTGCACGATCGAGTCGCCGGGTACCCGGCGTAACGGAACGGTCCGCATCGTCATGCTCGACAACCCCTTTGGCTCCCGGTCGAAGACCGCTCTCGACTCCCGGTCGAAGACCGCTCTCGACTCCCGGTCGAAGACCGCTCTCGGCTTGTGGTCACTGTCGGAGTCCTCTCGTGTCCGGTCCGGCATGTTCGGGTTGCAGCGAGCCGGAGGCCAGCACGACCCGGCGGTTGCAGACCCGCGCCAGGCCGTCATAGTCGTGCGAGATGATGACGATCGTCTGCCCGCCCCGGCGCAGATGTTCGAGCAGCGACACGATCTCCTCCCGCGCGTACGGGTCGAGACCGGCGAGCGGTTCGTCGAGGATCAGCACCTTCGGTTTGCGGGCGATGAGACCGGCCAGCACCACCCGGCGCATCTGGCCGCCGCTGAGCGAGTCGGTGTGCCGGGCGGCCATCGCCCGCGGCAGCCCGACGAGGTCGAGCACCCGGCCCACCTCGGTGGTGCCGACGTCGAGTCCGCCCGCCGCCATGATCTCGTCGCCCACGTTGGCTCGCTGCAGTTGCAGCCGGGCGTGCTGGAAGCCGAGTCCGACCTCGCCCACGTGTTTGCCGATGGGTTCTCCGTCGAGTTCGCAGGTGCCGGACCCCGGTTCGAGCAGGCCCGCCATCAGCCAGGCCAGGGTCGTCTTGCCGGAGCCGTTGCCGCCGACGATCAGCAGCCCGTCACCGGCATCGACCCGCAACGACACCTCGTTCAGGGCGTGCACCTGCCACGGCGAGCCGGGCAGATAGGTGTAGCTGACCCGATCGAGCGCGAGCATCGGGCGCGTCCACCCGGTGTACGGTCCGGTGTCGGGGTGCGACGCCTGCCCGAGGTCGTGGCCGGGCGATGCGGCATCGCGCGGAATCCACTCCGGGGGGGGCGCGACGACCCTGCCCTGATCCAGGTGGACCACTCTGTCGGCGGCCGCCGCCTCGGCACCGCGATGGGTGATGAGGACGACGGTCATGCCGTATCGGTCGGGCAATCCGGCGAGCAGTTCGAGAATGTCGTCGCGGCCGCCGGGATCGACCATCGAGGTGACCTCGTCGGCGATGAGCAGCCGCGGCCGCCGTGCGAGCGCCGCGGCAACCGCGAGGCGCTGCTGCTGGCCGCCCGACAGATCCGATGTCTCCCGCTGACCGAAACCGGCGAGCCCGACCTCGGCGAGCAGTCCCTCGACGTCGACGTCGGTGTCGGCGGGCAGTCCCCAGACGAGGTCGTCGGCGACGCGGGAGCCGAGCATCTGCGACTCGGGCCGCTGCAACACCATCGCCGTCCCACCGTGGCGGCCCAGCCCCGGCAGTCCGGGCCGGTGCACGGAACCGCTTGTGGGCGGCCGGCCGGCGATGATCTTGACCAGCGTCGATTTGCCGGATCCGTTGGCGCCGACGATGGCCACGAACTCCCCCGGGTCCAACCGCAGGTCGACGCCGGACAGCACGAGCGGGCCGTTCTCGCGGTAGGCGAAGTCGATCCCGGAGACCACCAGCGGCAACGGCGCGATATCCCCGCCCGTCGCCGACGCGGGCCCCTGGTCCAGGGTGTCCTCGGCCGGGACGTCGGCGAGCCGGTCGATGACCGCACCCAGCACCCACCAGGCGACGACAATGGACACCGCGGTTCCCAGGGTGCCCGAAATCCAGATCCAGGCCCACCAGTAGTCGACGGCGTTGCGGGTGAGGCCGTTGACGAAGTCCTCGGTTCCCTGCAGGCCGGGGATCCTGCCGACCCAGTTGCCCAGACCGTCGAGGCTGTTCTGCATGGCCGTGAGCATCAGCTCACGCAGCGGTGTGAGAATCCACAGCAGCACCACCGTCAGGCCGGCGATCAGCGGTGAGGCGATGAGCGTGAGCAGCGCGACCGTCGGCAGTCCGCGGCCGCGGCGTTTGGTGTCGCCGACGATGCCCGCGATGATCGCCGAGATGAACACACCCGACGCCGCGCCCGTCCCGGCCATCGCGAATGTGACGCCGGTGGTGGCGACACCGGCCGCGATCAACGCGCGCGGGCGGGTCCGGGCGGCGACCACCGCGAGTGGGACTGGCGCGAGCAGTCCGACAGCGGTGGCCACCGGGATGACGGCCGCGATCACCACCGCGGCGACGGTGACGCCACCGAAGATCGCCACCGAGGCGATCTCCATCGGACGTAGGGGCTGGCTTTTCTGCACCCGACCAGTGTGCCTTCCTTCTCAGAATGGTGCCGTCGGCAGGTCGGGCCCGACCTGCCGACGGCACCATTCTGTAAACACTGCGTGTTTGGCTTGTGGCCGGACTGGGACAAGACGATTCTGGTGTGACGGTTCGTGTGGAAGGAGTTGTGCGATGTCTTCTATTCCCATAGGCCTCACGCCTTTTCATGAGGCTGGGCAGTTGAACGGAATCCTGATCTCGGGTCGCTGGCCCGCGTCGACGCTGGAGTGGACGCAAACGCTGGTGGCGTCGGTGCGCATCGCGTGCCGGCCCGGTCTTCTCAGCACGACCACGATTTTCGGTGTGGTGGAGGACCGTCCCGCCGACGCCGAGCCGGATGCGGTCGGGATGATGCTGGCGGTGGGCAATGTCATCGACGAGAAGTTCCTGGAGGCGGGCCGGTTTCTGCACAATCCACCGGCACTGCTGATGCTGCATCCGCCGTCGCACACACGGCCGTCGTTGCCGGAGTGCTCGGATGTGGCGTCGGGGTGCGTGCTGCTGCCGGGGCTGCCCGAGCTGGGGCTGGAACATCGAGCCGGCTGGGCGGAGGCCGAGGCCGACGGCACCGTGGTGACGCTGCGCAATCAGGTGGGCATCGACCCCGGCTCGGACCCGGACACGGCGGTACTGGCAATGCTGTTGGCCGCCTGACCAGGTACAACGACGGCCAATTACCGTAAGCCCTACCGTAACTCGGAAGTCAGGACACCCGAACTTTAGGATTCATGCCTCCTACCTGCGGTGATTCGGCCATTCCATCTGTTGCGCCGCCAGGTTAGGTCTGGCTAACCTGGACATCGTGATTGCTGCCCTGCTCCTGAGCTTCGGCGTGATCTTCGTTGCCGAACTCGGCGACAAGTCACAGCTGATGGCGATGACCTACGCCCTGCGCTACCGCTGGTGGGTGGTGCTCCTGGCCATCACCGTCGCCACCACCGCCGTACACGCGGTGTCGGTGTTCTTCGGCCACTTTCTGGGTATGTCGATCCCCACCGACCTGCTGTCGATCCTCGCCGGCCTGGCGATGATCGTGTTCGGGCTGTGGACCATCCGGGGCGACAGCCTCGATGACGACGAATCCCAGCGGGCCACGCGCGTGGGCGCCTCGGTGTTCCTCGCCGTGATGTCGTCCTTCTTCCTGGCCGAGCTCGGCGACAAGACGATGCTCGCCACCATCACCCTAGCCACCGACAACGACTGGCTGGGCATCTGGATCGGCTCCACGCTCGGCATGGTCGCCGCGGACGCGCTCGCGATCGCCGTGGGAGCGCTGCTCGGGAAACATCTGCCCGAACGCACCATCGCGGCGGGTGCCGCCGTGCTGTTCTTCGCCTTCGGCGTATGGCTGCTCATCGAGGGACTGACCGGCGCGTCCACGGTCACCGTCATCGCCACGCTGTCGGCTACGGTGGCGATCGTCGGCATCGGCGTGGCCTACATCTTCCGCATCCTGCGGGCGCCGGTCAGCCCGTCGGCCCCATCGATGCCTGCTGATCGATAGATGCCTGCTGATCGATCGCGATGATCCGCGACAGCCGCACGAGCGGCACCGCGTCGGCATCGATTCCCTCGCCCTCGGCGGGCAGCATGTCCCGGACGTCGCCGGTCGTCCGGCCGTAGTGGATGTAGGAGTCGACGGCGTCATACACCATCGTGACGCGGGTGTCGTCGTCGGCGATCTCGAAATCCTCCGACAGGTAGGGGCTCAGCTGGGTGAGCGCATCGCGCGTTTCGACGATCCGCCGGTGATAACGCTCGGTCGCCGACTGCTTGCCGGGTGCGGGTAGCACCACCTCGGGCACCGCACCGGTGACCAGCTTCCACAGCGGAACCAACTCGGCGTCGTCACGGGTGCGCCGGCGCTCGGACCGATACGCCTGCCACCGGCCGTACAGCATCGGATAGCAGATCCCCATCAGGAACAGCACCACGCCCACGACCGCGGTGACCTGGCTGAATCGCATCAGCCACGGCACCTGCGCCAACGAGGTCATCCCGAACACGACGAACAGGATCTGAGCCACCGAGCTGAGCGCCAACAACGCCAGGCCGAACACCAGCATCGTCAACGACACCTTCAGATAGCCGTCGGCCGTCCGGAGAAACTGCCGGATACTCCGAATGCACGAGATAAAACCGTATCCGAGATAGAAGCTGGCGATCAGAAAGAACAGACCGAACGCGATATTCTGCGCGTTCCATTGGGCGAGGTCCTTGGTCCGCAGATTCAGCGGTGTGATGAGCATCGTGACCTGCAGGCCGATCAGCGACAGCACCAGGGGCACGGCCTCGAAACCGATCCTGCGTGTGCGCGTGTCCCCCGGCGTCGGGAAGAAGAACACCATGATCAGCGCCGCAACACCCAGCGAGAGCATCGCGTAGAAGACGACGCGCGCGGCTCCGGTGAAGGTCAGCGTATCGATCGCCTCGACAACGTCGCCGTTCGCCGTGACGAAGGCGATGACCAGGGCCGCGATGGACACGGTCAACGCAATGGCCTGAAATCCACCGCCGTATTTTCTGATCTGATCCAGACGCCAACAAAATACGACGGAGAAAACCACAAGGGCGATGGTGTTGAAAATCCCGACTGAAACCACCGCACAAACCTACAGCCAGCCGCCGTGGCCGCCCAGGAGCCGCTGCAGTCCACGCAGTTCGTTATCGGATTCGGTGGCCCCGACCCTGTCGCCGGCCTCGGCCGCCCAGGTCACAATCATCGACGCGAGCATCTCGGCTTCCCATTCTCGATCATCGGAGTAGCAGGTCCGCCGCAACGCCGCATCCGAATCCTGCGCATCCGGCAGCCCGCCGGTGAGGAGGGCCGACTGATCGCCGAGCAGCTGATGACCGGCGATCAGGTGACCGAACTCATGAATGATGATCTGATTCTGATGCATCGTCGACGTGTTGGCCTGATAGAAGAAGTAGTCGGCGTCCTCGGCCGCGAGCCACACACCGTTCGGCATGGCCGTCGGCAAGGGATAGGCGATCAGCTTGATGTCGCGGCCCCGGCGCGTACCGTAGCGCTCGCACAGCTGAGCTGCGTTGAGGGGAAGATCGAGATCGAGACCCTTCAACGCACGCCGACATAACGCGCGCAAGGCGCGTTCATCGCGTCGGCCATGACCATCGGGCGATTTCCGGTCACGACGCATGAGCCGAGCCGGAAATATGCCGCACTACCGATCTTGGCGCGGTCAGTCTTGGCTCTGCTGGCCGCCGACGACACGCAGGCGTTGCGCGTCGGAGATCTGGTCCTGAGCCCCCGTCGACAACAGATCCGGCGGATCCTTGGGCAGTCCCTGCTGCTCGCGGAGCACCTTGATCAGTTCGTTGACCACGGTGACCGAGTCGCTGGACAGGCCGGCCAGCCGGAATGCGGCGAGCTGGACGTTGGTGTCGGCCTGCAGACGCATCAGATCGATCTCGTCGCGGGTACGCTGCGCGGCCCGGTCCTCCAAGAAGTAGTGCACGTCGACGCCGAACGCCGCCGCGATACCCTCGACGGTCCGGAACGACGGCGACTTGGCCTTACCCGAACGCAGCTGACTCAAATAGGATTCGCCCAGCCGGAACCCGCGCTCGGTGGAGCGGGCGGCGATGGCCTTGGCGCTGTAGGCGCGGCCGTTGGGCCCCGGTACCGTGCGGAACAACTCCTCGAGCCGACGCGCGAACAACCCCGGATCCACTACGTCCTGACGCGGCCGTGCGGGCTCCGCGGTCCCGTCATAGCGACGGGCTGCTGCACCCTCTGGCTTTTCCGTACCTCGTGAACTCAAATTCATCTCCCCGGAAAAAAGCTTGCTGTCGTAAACATTAAAGCCCCCCACGCATCCCCTTTGCAACGCTGCGTAACATTGGGGTGACCCAATAGAGGTTTACACGAGTGTCCCCCGGTCAGATGACACACCTCAGCAAAATTGTGAGGCGTTTCACACTGAGATGCGGTAACGCACCGCACCCAGTCACTCCTCCTACGGGCAATTGCCGACTGGTTTCACACGCCGAAGGAGTCCCGGCCGCAGTGCGCAATGTGACAATGGGCGGTGTCACCAACCTGGTCAGGACCGCCACAACCTGGAGAATATCTTGACCCACCGCGTAAGTCAGCCGCGACGACCACGCCGCCTGCGCCGGATCGGCGCCGCACTTCTCGGTCTCATCTCCATCGGCCTGCTCCTTCTCGGCGCCGGCCTGAGCGTGGCCGACCCGGACAGCCGGGGCGACGACTCGCCGAGATCCGGCAGCGGACACAGCAGCGGATCCCAGAACGACGGCCGGTCCCAGAACAGCGACAGCAGGTCCGAGAACAGGGGCAGCGGGTCCGGCAACGGCGGGACACACGCCTCTGACGGCAACGGGGGCGGCAACAACGGCAACGGACCCGGCAACGGCAACGGCCAAGGACCCGGCAACGGACCCGGCAACGGCAACGGCCAAGGACCCGGCAACGGACCCGGCAACGGCAACGGCCAAGGACCCGGCAACGGACCCGGCAACGGCAACGGCCAAGGACCCGGCAACGGCCAAGGACCCGGCAACGGCAACGGACCGGGTGGACCCGGTCACTGCCATAACCGGCCGCGCCACTGCGACGGCGGAACCACGACGCCCACGGTGACCACCGAACCGACCGAGCCCACCGAGCCCACCGAGCCCACCGAGCCCACCGAGCCCACCGAAACCACCGAAACCACGACATCCGGCCAGACCGAAACCGAACCGACGACGACCGAGACGACGACGACCGAGACGACGACGTCCGAGCAGGAGACGTCCGAGCAGGAGACGTCCGAGCAGGAGACGTCCGAGCAGGAGACGTCCGAGCAGGAGACGATCACCCAGGGCATGGTCGAGCCGCCGATCCGGAATCAGATCACGGCCGGGCCCGCGACCAGAGAATCCGGTTCAGACAACTCCGGCGACCCGGGTACCGACGAGTCCGCCGACAGTCCCGAGACATCCGGCACCGACCAGCCCGTACCGTCCGCTCCTCCCTCGCGGAATTCACAACAGGCGAATTCCGACTCGGGCAACGGCGCAGCGTCCGCGGGCGGCGGTGGTTCGGGCGGCGGCCCGGGTGACGGCGGTGGTTCCGGTGGTTCCGGTGGCGATGCTGTCGCGGCCGGGGCACCTGCCGACCCTGCCGCCGGCAACAGCGGCAACGGGGCGGGTGGCGGACCGTCCGCAGGATCGGGACCGGCCGCGTCGGCCCCCGACACCCCGCCCGCCGCGATTCCCACGGTTCAGACCGCGTCGGAATCCGATCTGCGCAGCATCCTCATCGGCATCGGCCCGGGCATGCTGCTGATGCTCGGGGCGGTGGCGTTGGCGGGCAGCGGCTCGTTCCTCGACTCGCTGAAATCACTGGCCCGGACGTAGCCGATCGGGCGGTGGCCCCGCCGGCCGCAGGTCGTCGACGTGGGGGATGTCGGCGACCTGGGGTCCGGTCATCCACTCACGCAGTACCTTGGTGGCGACGACGTCGTCCTCGTTGTACTCCAGCAGCCGGGTGCGCTGACCCGGATCGGGACGGCCGCCGGCCAGGCCCACCGCTTCGGCGTACCAGTCCATCGACGCCTCGCCACCTGCCTCGGGATCACGCCAGCGGTGCCCGGCGACCGGCGCGACGCGCTTGAGGCCCTTGCCCCCGGGACTGATGAAGTTGTCGCCGACCGCCTCGAACACGTCGACCCACTCCTGGGAGCCGATGAACGCCTCGACCTCCGCGCGGGTGGGGATGCCCGGCATACCGCCGAAGCGA contains:
- a CDS encoding ABC transporter ATP-binding protein translates to MEIASVAIFGGVTVAAVVIAAVIPVATAVGLLAPVPLAVVAARTRPRALIAAGVATTGVTFAMAGTGAASGVFISAIIAGIVGDTKRRGRGLPTVALLTLIASPLIAGLTVVLLWILTPLRELMLTAMQNSLDGLGNWVGRIPGLQGTEDFVNGLTRNAVDYWWAWIWISGTLGTAVSIVVAWWVLGAVIDRLADVPAEDTLDQGPASATGGDIAPLPLVVSGIDFAYRENGPLVLSGVDLRLDPGEFVAIVGANGSGKSTLVKIIAGRPPTSGSVHRPGLPGLGRHGGTAMVLQRPESQMLGSRVADDLVWGLPADTDVDVEGLLAEVGLAGFGQRETSDLSGGQQQRLAVAAALARRPRLLIADEVTSMVDPGGRDDILELLAGLPDRYGMTVVLITHRGAEAAAADRVVHLDQGRVVAPPPEWIPRDAASPGHDLGQASHPDTGPYTGWTRPMLALDRVSYTYLPGSPWQVHALNEVSLRVDAGDGLLIVGGNGSGKTTLAWLMAGLLEPGSGTCELDGEPIGKHVGEVGLGFQHARLQLQRANVGDEIMAAGGLDVGTTEVGRVLDLVGLPRAMAARHTDSLSGGQMRRVVLAGLIARKPKVLILDEPLAGLDPYAREEIVSLLEHLRRGGQTIVIISHDYDGLARVCNRRVVLASGSLQPEHAGPDTRGLRQ
- a CDS encoding energy-coupling factor transporter transmembrane component T family protein; this translates as MTMRTVPLRRVPGDSIVHRLWAGTKLIVVLALGILTWVLPSWPALGLVAAVVVITALIASIPLGAIPRPPWWFWGLIAIGAAMNSTVAGWAGLIVFLRATALGLVLVASSVLVIWTTPMAEIAPALAKLMSPLRRLRMPVDEWAVAIALCLRGLPLLIEEMRILRAVHRLRPKAPPDADHPSAQMGILDMITSAMSSALRRSSEMAEAITARGGTGRLTAYESRPGRLDAAILVIVFLACVGAVVATILL
- a CDS encoding XRE family transcriptional regulator produces the protein MSSRGTEKPEGAAARRYDGTAEPARPRQDVVDPGLFARRLEELFRTVPGPNGRAYSAKAIAARSTERGFRLGESYLSQLRSGKAKSPSFRTVEGIAAAFGVDVHYFLEDRAAQRTRDEIDLMRLQADTNVQLAAFRLAGLSSDSVTVVNELIKVLREQQGLPKDPPDLLSTGAQDQISDAQRLRVVGGQQSQD
- a CDS encoding MAB_1171c family putative transporter, giving the protein MVSVGIFNTIALVVFSVVFCWRLDQIRKYGGGFQAIALTVSIAALVIAFVTANGDVVEAIDTLTFTGAARVVFYAMLSLGVAALIMVFFFPTPGDTRTRRIGFEAVPLVLSLIGLQVTMLITPLNLRTKDLAQWNAQNIAFGLFFLIASFYLGYGFISCIRSIRQFLRTADGYLKVSLTMLVFGLALLALSSVAQILFVVFGMTSLAQVPWLMRFSQVTAVVGVVLFLMGICYPMLYGRWQAYRSERRRTRDDAELVPLWKLVTGAVPEVVLPAPGKQSATERYHRRIVETRDALTQLSPYLSEDFEIADDDTRVTMVYDAVDSYIHYGRTTGDVRDMLPAEGEGIDADAVPLVRLSRIIAIDQQASIDQQASMGPTG
- a CDS encoding TMEM165/GDT1 family protein produces the protein MIAALLLSFGVIFVAELGDKSQLMAMTYALRYRWWVVLLAITVATTAVHAVSVFFGHFLGMSIPTDLLSILAGLAMIVFGLWTIRGDSLDDDESQRATRVGASVFLAVMSSFFLAELGDKTMLATITLATDNDWLGIWIGSTLGMVAADALAIAVGALLGKHLPERTIAAGAAVLFFAFGVWLLIEGLTGASTVTVIATLSATVAIVGIGVAYIFRILRAPVSPSAPSMPADR
- a CDS encoding peptidase, with the protein product MSSIPIGLTPFHEAGQLNGILISGRWPASTLEWTQTLVASVRIACRPGLLSTTTIFGVVEDRPADAEPDAVGMMLAVGNVIDEKFLEAGRFLHNPPALLMLHPPSHTRPSLPECSDVASGCVLLPGLPELGLEHRAGWAEAEADGTVVTLRNQVGIDPGSDPDTAVLAMLLAA